Below is a genomic region from Trueperaceae bacterium.
GTCCGCGGTCGCGCCTCGGGGGAGGCCACGGACAGCGAGGTCGCGACGTCCACGGGGTCGCACGGGTCGGGCGTCCCCATCCACGCCAGGTGCGGACCCGCGTCCTTGCAGAACCCCCAGGTCGTGCCGTCCGCCACCGGGCCGGGCTGCAGCGGCCAGCCCGCCGCCCGGAAGACCCGCGGATCCAGCACCTCGGGTGCGCTCAGCGGCGTCCCCGCTTGGGACGCTTGCGCGGGCCCCGCGTAGAAGACGTCGGCCGCCGACACGACGCAGTCGTCGGACGCGTCGGACCCCCGGCACAGCGCCCCCTCGGGCGGCGGGTGGCGCACCAGCGTCCGCCGCACCTCCACCGTGTCGCCCGCATCGGGGTCCACCACGAGCCCCCCGAGGAACGGGTTCGAGGTCGGCGAGTAGCTCTGCAGCGGCGCGTCGACGAGCACGTCGGCGACGTCGAGGTCGGCCCCGTTCAGGCGCGCCACGAGCCCACCCGCGTAGGCGAGCGCCACGTCCAGCGTGCCGCCGACGACGGTCGCGCGAAGGGTCATCGTCGGCCGCGACCCGGACGAGGAAAGCAGGCCGACGATCCCGCCGACCTGCTGGTCGCCCCGGACGCCGGCCCGGACGTCGACCTGCACGAGCTCGACGTGGTCGCCGGCGTCGGCGATCAGCGCGCCGACGACGCCCCCCACGAGGTTCATGCCCTCGACGCGTTCGTGCACCACGACGTCAACGAGTGCAAACAGACTCTCGACGTCGGTCGTCGCGACGAGGTCGGCGATCCCGACGATGCCACCGACGTACTTGTACGTCGCATCGTCGACCGGTCGTTGCACGAGGCCGCGCGCCCGCGCCTCGTTCACGAAGAGACCACCCACCGCGGAGGCGGCGTCCTCCCCGACGTACCCGACCAACCCGCCGACGAACTGCTCCCCGCGCACCTCCACGCCGACGTCGACGCCGTCGAGGGTCACGCCTTCGACCTGGCCCACCACCCCGCCGACGTCCTCCTGGCCGGACACGACGCCGTCGGTGATCGTGACGTCGACGATCTCCGCGCCGCGGGCCCGCCCCGCGACGACGCCGACGCCGCGCGCGTCGGGCGCGTCGACGGCGACGTTGGACAGCACGACGTCGCGGACCGTGGCGGTGGTCGTCACGCCCCCCGCCTCGTCCTGCTCCAGCGCCGCGAAGAGACCCACCGCGTGCACCGCGTTCATGTCGTCGTCCCCGGGCGCGTCGATGGCGAGGTTCGCGAGGGTGAATCCGTCGCCGTCGAACGTGCCCGAGAACGCCATGGAGGCCACCCAACCGGTGTCGTCGTGCCCGATCGGCGTCCAGGGGCCGGTCAGCGTCACGTCGTTCGTCATCACGAAGTGCGCCCCCCAACAGGCGTCGTCGCTCCGGCCTTGGTTCGCGAGCTCCAGGTACTGCGCCTCCATCGCGCGGACGTCCGCAGGCGTCCCGAGCTCGTACGGCTCCGACGCCGTGCCGTACCCCTCGACCCCGCCACCGCGGAGCGACGAGAACACCGTCTCGCTGACGTTGCACGCCTCGGTGGGCTGCGCCCAGGCGAGCGGGGCGACCGCGGCACAGAGGACGATCCACGCCATCCGCGTCACGGTCCGTCGCCGCGCACGGGTCGCGCCCCCCGAAGCGCGCGGCGTCGTCACCGCATCGGTGGGCGTCCCCCCGGACCCCGCGGGCCCGGACGTCGCCCCGGTCCGGGGGGCGGGGCCGGT
It encodes:
- a CDS encoding Ig-like domain-containing protein, which encodes MAWIVLCAAVAPLAWAQPTEACNVSETVFSSLRGGGVEGYGTASEPYELGTPADVRAMEAQYLELANQGRSDDACWGAHFVMTNDVTLTGPWTPIGHDDTGWVASMAFSGTFDGDGFTLANLAIDAPGDDDMNAVHAVGLFAALEQDEAGGVTTTATVRDVVLSNVAVDAPDARGVGVVAGRARGAEIVDVTITDGVVSGQEDVGGVVGQVEGVTLDGVDVGVEVRGEQFVGGLVGYVGEDAASAVGGLFVNEARARGLVQRPVDDATYKYVGGIVGIADLVATTDVESLFALVDVVVHERVEGMNLVGGVVGALIADAGDHVELVQVDVRAGVRGDQQVGGIVGLLSSSGSRPTMTLRATVVGGTLDVALAYAGGLVARLNGADLDVADVLVDAPLQSYSPTSNPFLGGLVVDPDAGDTVEVRRTLVRHPPPEGALCRGSDASDDCVVSAADVFYAGPAQASQAGTPLSAPEVLDPRVFRAAGWPLQPGPVADGTTWGFCKDAGPHLAWMGTPDPCDPVDVATSLSVASPEARPRTDVPFDVEVALFDDLGDAYGALAGSTLTLSATGGPGDGSVRTVQGGPGVPVTATLAAGATTATFEDVLVTGFEGSSVTDLQLHVAGSGGSADALSATSVTLSLVDTTVSLATSRDRALSDGVEEVIATARFRDATGAAVVDQPVTFTTDVGGWWHDGASVGRTRVVATDATGGAQAALRSDGEAGDAQVRVACLGACSATDVVAFVEPTELRIVPGAGVAWVYPLGLPDAATAVAYRLDGGPWTSFATDGIVGPLRIDGLRPGATYALDVRVDTPDGIVEPYSRASLRLPEAVVAPEAPVEPEGTPAVATRDGDRLTATWTVRWTHESAEALEEAWVSFDPPPGARVVEAGVAEGSPGRLTREPEAWRWAGPPWEPGAVVAFDVTVAWEGERP